In one Brienomyrus brachyistius isolate T26 chromosome 5, BBRACH_0.4, whole genome shotgun sequence genomic region, the following are encoded:
- the LOC125742564 gene encoding cytochrome P450 4F3, giving the protein MKYEGLLGRFLPLLSSVWGVCQLCLFSLLVALSLRLCWELLKYWKNARRLRCFALPPKRNWLLGHLGLMQNTEEGLQAVDQLVSTYQHSCAWFLGPFYTLIRLFHPDYTKPILLAPVAVTLKDELFYGFLRPWLGHGLLLSNGEYWARHRRLLTPAFHFDILKIYVGIFNKSVDIMHEKWRRLVAEGHSCQEMFEQISLMTLDSLLKCTFSHDSNCQEHPSEYISAIYELSTLVVKREHCMLHHWDWLYWRTAEGRRFRRACAVVHEFTASIVQKRRAQLRLQGEPEKPGDGRNTKKVTDFIDVLLLSKDDDGKGLTDEEIKAEADTFMFEGHDTTASGLSWVLYNLGKHPEYQERCRAEVDDLLQGRDSEELDWDDLSNLPFITMCIKESLRLYPPVPAVTRRLTQEITVPGKRVIPPGNISLVSIYGTHHNPHVWPDPEVYNPLRFDPKNSKGRSPYAFIPFSAGARNCIGQNFAMAEMRVATALTVRRFRITPRDSKVRRLPELILRAEGGLWLQLEPRDPPRG; this is encoded by the exons ATGAAGTATGAAGGGTTGTTGGGCCGTTTCCTGCCCCTACTCTCCTCCGTCTGGGGGGTCTGCCAGTTGTGCCTCTTCTCGCTTCTGGTCGCCCTTTCGCTCCGGCTCTGCTGGGAGCTCCTGAAGTACTGGAAAAACGCCAGGAGGCTGCGGTGCTTCGCGCTGCCCCCCAAACGCAACTGGCTGCTGGGGCACCTCGGGCTG ATGCAGAACACAGAGGAGGGTCTGCAAGCAGTCGACCAGCTTGTGAGCACCTACCAGCACTCGTGTGCCTGGTTCCTGGGGCCTTTCTACACGCTGATCCGGCTCTTTCACCCTGACTACACCAAGCCCATCCTCCTAGCACCTG TCGCCGTAACCCTGAAGGACGAGCTGTTCTATGGCTTCCTGCGTCCATGGCTGG GTCATGGCCTCCTCCTGAGTAACGGGGAGTACTGGGCCCGCCACCGGCGCCTCCTCACACCTGCCTTCCACTTCGATATCCTCAAGATTTACGTTGGCATTTTCAACAAGTCCGTCGACATCATGCAT GAGAAGTGGCGCCGCCTGGTGGCAGAGGGACACAGCTGTCAGGAAATGTTTGAGCAGATCAGCTTGATGACGCTGGACAGTCTTCTGAAGTGCACCTTCAGCCACGACAGCAACTGTCAGGA GCATCCCAGCGAGTACATTTCTGCCATCTATGAGCTCAGCACCCTGGTGGTGAAACGGGAGCATTGCATGCTGCACCACTGGGACTGGCTGTACTGGCGCACGGCCGAGGGCCGCCGTTTCCGCCGTGCCTGCGCCGTGGTGCACGAGTTCACCGCCAGCATAGTCCAGAAGCGGCGTGCACAGCTGcgcctgcagggggagccagaGAAGCCGGGGGATGGTCGCAATACGAAGAAAGTGACTGACTTCATTGATGTGTTGCTGTTGTCTAAG GATGATGACGGCAAGGGGCTCACAGATGAGGAGATCAAGGCGGAGGCCGACACCTTCATGTTCGAAG GCCACGACACCACGGCCAGCGGACTCTCCTGGGTCTTATACAATTTGGGCAAGCATCCGGAGTACCAGGAGCGCTGCCGTGCCGAGGTGGACGACCTGCTGCAGGGCAGGGACAGCGAGGAGCTCGACTG GGACGACCTGTCCAACCTGCCCTTCATCACGATGTGCATTAAGGAGAGCCTGAGACtgtacccccccgtccccgccgTCACACGTCGCCTTACCCAGGAGATAACAGTGCCTGGGAAGCGGGTGATACCACCAG GAAACATCTCCCTGGTGAGCATCTATGGGACCCACCACAACCCCCACGTCTGGCCCGACCCGGAG GTTTACAACCCTCTCCGCTTTGACCCCAAGAATTCCAAAGGACGCTCTCCTTATGCCTTCATCCCCTTCTCTGCAGGAGCCAG GAACTGCATCGGACAAAACTTTGCCATGgcggagatgcgggtggcaactGCGCTGACTGTGCGGCGGTTCCGCATCACACCCCGGGACAGCAAGGTGCGGCGGCTGCCTGAGCTCATCCTGCGCGCCGAGGGGGGGCTGTGGCTGCAGCTGGAGCCGCGAGACCCCCCCAGGGGGTAG